A window from Hemicordylus capensis ecotype Gifberg chromosome 2, rHemCap1.1.pri, whole genome shotgun sequence encodes these proteins:
- the IKBKG gene encoding NF-kappa-B essential modulator isoform X1 — translation MSGAQRGWSCDMVQPAGCPGSDCSMMGDDSSLGKAATLHLPAELAGHEAVQHFLAENRDLKEAIRQSNHMLRERYQEFLQFQASHKEEKEFLMRKFQEARIIVENLHSERAGLKSQLEQAVQELELLKRQQPTSQPCPLEKGILEAQDEPDTVTLTQEEAVHALAPEMSQQKEGLEKDFMALQEANQPLQAEVYKLQKAARSLIPIEESGIKIKENGLLVEPPRELESLQGSGDSRKNSGGDQAEQLGKRLKEAEDESAALRQQLASAEEELARLVAREQETQQQLQTMSKQLEQVGEDKASVKAQVTSLLGELMESQSRLEACAQDKKELEDRVRGAGERLQQLEREAEARAKQHSVQVDELRLHVQNLECALRVERQSATEEKRKLAQLQVAYHQLFQEYDAHIKTSLESKKRSKGLDLQATELLQQLQQAEEALVAKQELIDKLKEEAEQHKAIMETVPVLKAQAEIYKTDFLAERQAREKLHEQREALMEQLAQLQQDYDKLKADSEGASRALMEEMRNRHSEMRPSPPLPAFQMGVAPIHPSHIAGRRQSIADEQPDYVCPKCQYRAPDMDTIQIHVMDCIE, via the exons ATGAGTGGAGCCCAGAGGGGCTGGAGCTGTGACATGGTGCAGCCAGCTGGGTGCCCTGGCAGTGACTGCAGCATGATGGGGGATGATTCCTCCCTGGGCAAAGCGGCCACCCTCCACCTACCAGCTGAGCTGGCAGGGCATGAGGCTGTGCAGCACTTCTTGGCTGAGAACAGAGACCTCAAAG AAGCCATCCGACAAAGTAACCACATGCTGCGGGAACGCTACCAAGAGTTCCTACAATTCCAGGCCTCTCACAAGGAGGAGAAGGAATTCCTCATGCGCAAGTTTCAGGAGGCTCGAATCATAGTGGAAAATCTGCACTCGGAACGTGCAGGACTCAAAAGTCAGTTGGAGCAGGCTGTCCAGGAACTGGAACTACTGAAGAGGCAACAG CCGACTTCTCAGCCATGTCCCCTGGAGAAAGGAATCTTGGAAGCACAAGATGAACCAGACACTGTGACTCTTACTCAAGAGGAGGCCGTACATGCTCTG GCCCCTGAAATGTCACAGCAGAAAGAGGGGCTGGAAAAGGATTTCATGGCTCTCCAAGAAGCCAACCAGCCTTTGCAGGCTGAAGTCTACAAACTgcagaaagcagcaaggagcCTTATTCCCATAGAAGAGTCTGGAATAAAGATTAAG GAGAACGGGCTTCTAGTAGAGCCACCACGGGAGCTGGAATCCTTGCAGGGCTCAGGGGATAGCAG AAAGAATTCTGGTGGGGACCAGGCCGAACAGCTAGGCAAAAGGCTAAAGGAGGCGGAGGATGA GAGTGCAGCTCTTCGTCAACAGCTGGCATCGGCAGAGGAGGAGCTGGCTCGCCTGGTAGCACGAGAGCAGGAgacacagcagcagctgcaaacGATGAGCAAGCAGTTGGAG CAGGTTGGGGAAGACAAGGCCTCAGTCAAGGCCCAGGTGACTTCCCTGCTGGGGGAGCTGATGGAGAGCCAAAGCCGTCTAGAGGCCTGCGCACAGGACAAGAAAGAGCTGGAGGACAG GGTCCGTGGGGCTGGTGAGCGACTCCAGCAGCTGGAAAGGGAGGCTGAAGCCCGTGCCAAGCAGCACAGCGTACAGGTGGATGAGCTGCGGCTGCATGTGCAAAACCTAGAGTGCGCCCTGCGAGTGGAGCGGCAAAGTGCCACAGAGGAAAA gaGAAAACTAGCCCAACTACAGGTGGCCTATCACCAGCTCTTTCAGGAGTATGATGCTCACATCAAAACCAGCTTGGAGAGCAAGAAGCGGAGCAAG GGCCTAGATCTGCAGGCTACTGAATTGCTTCAGCAGTTACAGCAGGCTGAGGAGGCCCTGGTGGCTAAGCAGGAGCTGATTGATAAGCTGAAGGAAGAGGCTGAACAGCACAAAGCTATCATGGAGACTGTGCCTGTACTCAAGGCACAG GCTGAGATCTACAAGACTGACTTCTTGGCAGAACGCCAGGCTCGTGAAAAGCTACATGAACAGCGAGAAGCCCTGATGGAGCAACTTGCACAATTGCAGCAGGATTATGATAAGCTGAAAGCAGACTCTGAGGGGGCCAGCCG GGCTTTGATGGAGGAGATGAGGAATCGCCATTCAGAAATGCGTCCTTCACCTCCTCTGCCAG CTTTCCAGATGGGTGTTGCCCCAATCCACCCCTCTCATATAGCAGGGCGAAGACAAAGCATTGCTGATGAACAACCTGACTATGTTTGTCCCAAGTGCCAGTACAGAGCTCCAGACATGGACACAATACAAATCCATGTTATGGACTGTATCGAGTGA
- the IKBKG gene encoding NF-kappa-B essential modulator isoform X2, protein MSGAQRGWSCDMVQPAGCPGSDCSMMGDDSSLGKAATLHLPAELAGHEAVQHFLAENRDLKEAIRQSNHMLRERYQEFLQFQASHKEEKEFLMRKFQEARIIVENLHSERAGLKSQLEQAVQELELLKRQQPTSQPCPLEKGILEAQDEPDTVTLTQEEAVHALENGLLVEPPRELESLQGSGDSRKNSGGDQAEQLGKRLKEAEDESAALRQQLASAEEELARLVAREQETQQQLQTMSKQLEQVGEDKASVKAQVTSLLGELMESQSRLEACAQDKKELEDRVRGAGERLQQLEREAEARAKQHSVQVDELRLHVQNLECALRVERQSATEEKRKLAQLQVAYHQLFQEYDAHIKTSLESKKRSKGLDLQATELLQQLQQAEEALVAKQELIDKLKEEAEQHKAIMETVPVLKAQAEIYKTDFLAERQAREKLHEQREALMEQLAQLQQDYDKLKADSEGASRALMEEMRNRHSEMRPSPPLPAFQMGVAPIHPSHIAGRRQSIADEQPDYVCPKCQYRAPDMDTIQIHVMDCIE, encoded by the exons ATGAGTGGAGCCCAGAGGGGCTGGAGCTGTGACATGGTGCAGCCAGCTGGGTGCCCTGGCAGTGACTGCAGCATGATGGGGGATGATTCCTCCCTGGGCAAAGCGGCCACCCTCCACCTACCAGCTGAGCTGGCAGGGCATGAGGCTGTGCAGCACTTCTTGGCTGAGAACAGAGACCTCAAAG AAGCCATCCGACAAAGTAACCACATGCTGCGGGAACGCTACCAAGAGTTCCTACAATTCCAGGCCTCTCACAAGGAGGAGAAGGAATTCCTCATGCGCAAGTTTCAGGAGGCTCGAATCATAGTGGAAAATCTGCACTCGGAACGTGCAGGACTCAAAAGTCAGTTGGAGCAGGCTGTCCAGGAACTGGAACTACTGAAGAGGCAACAG CCGACTTCTCAGCCATGTCCCCTGGAGAAAGGAATCTTGGAAGCACAAGATGAACCAGACACTGTGACTCTTACTCAAGAGGAGGCCGTACATGCTCTG GAGAACGGGCTTCTAGTAGAGCCACCACGGGAGCTGGAATCCTTGCAGGGCTCAGGGGATAGCAG AAAGAATTCTGGTGGGGACCAGGCCGAACAGCTAGGCAAAAGGCTAAAGGAGGCGGAGGATGA GAGTGCAGCTCTTCGTCAACAGCTGGCATCGGCAGAGGAGGAGCTGGCTCGCCTGGTAGCACGAGAGCAGGAgacacagcagcagctgcaaacGATGAGCAAGCAGTTGGAG CAGGTTGGGGAAGACAAGGCCTCAGTCAAGGCCCAGGTGACTTCCCTGCTGGGGGAGCTGATGGAGAGCCAAAGCCGTCTAGAGGCCTGCGCACAGGACAAGAAAGAGCTGGAGGACAG GGTCCGTGGGGCTGGTGAGCGACTCCAGCAGCTGGAAAGGGAGGCTGAAGCCCGTGCCAAGCAGCACAGCGTACAGGTGGATGAGCTGCGGCTGCATGTGCAAAACCTAGAGTGCGCCCTGCGAGTGGAGCGGCAAAGTGCCACAGAGGAAAA gaGAAAACTAGCCCAACTACAGGTGGCCTATCACCAGCTCTTTCAGGAGTATGATGCTCACATCAAAACCAGCTTGGAGAGCAAGAAGCGGAGCAAG GGCCTAGATCTGCAGGCTACTGAATTGCTTCAGCAGTTACAGCAGGCTGAGGAGGCCCTGGTGGCTAAGCAGGAGCTGATTGATAAGCTGAAGGAAGAGGCTGAACAGCACAAAGCTATCATGGAGACTGTGCCTGTACTCAAGGCACAG GCTGAGATCTACAAGACTGACTTCTTGGCAGAACGCCAGGCTCGTGAAAAGCTACATGAACAGCGAGAAGCCCTGATGGAGCAACTTGCACAATTGCAGCAGGATTATGATAAGCTGAAAGCAGACTCTGAGGGGGCCAGCCG GGCTTTGATGGAGGAGATGAGGAATCGCCATTCAGAAATGCGTCCTTCACCTCCTCTGCCAG CTTTCCAGATGGGTGTTGCCCCAATCCACCCCTCTCATATAGCAGGGCGAAGACAAAGCATTGCTGATGAACAACCTGACTATGTTTGTCCCAAGTGCCAGTACAGAGCTCCAGACATGGACACAATACAAATCCATGTTATGGACTGTATCGAGTGA